The genome window TGCCGACTGCACTTGTTAAGAAACTGGTGAAGGCGCGGGTCGCGCAGAACGAAAGCAAAAAACGGCGCTGACCGAGTTGCCCTCGGAACCTGTTCGTGACTTCCAAGACAGTTGACTGCACCCGTGCTCTAAAATTCGTCGGCACCCTAACGTTCCATCGGCAGCCTAGCCGTGATGTTGTTTCCATCCAAGTAGAAGGTGACTGCACCCATGGTATCGGTGCGGAAGGTTCGCACGTGGGCACCTTGCAGCCGCTCCAAAACATCCGGCTTGGGATGGCCGAACAAACTTCTGTAGCCCACGGAAATCACGGCAAACTGCGGATGCACGGCCGCCAGCAGGTCGGGTTGGGTTGAAGTCGAGCTTCCGTGATGGCCTACTTTTAACAATCCTGCGCTGACGTCTTCACTGGCCAGCAGATGCTCGATCTTTTTCTCGGCATCGCCTTCGAGCAGCGCTGCCGTCTGCCGATAGGTGACTTTCATGACCAGCGAGTCGTTGTTTTCCGCGCGCTCATGCAGCACCCAATCGTTGGGAGGCGCGAGCACGTGAAAACTTGCTCCGCCAAAAGCAAACTCTTCGCCTTCGGCGCGATGAACAATTGTGGTGTTCTCCGCTTTTGCCTGCGCCAGCAGCGCCCGGACGGGCGTGATCATCGGCTCCGCACCCAGCCACAGCTCGCGCGGACGAAAGTTCAACATGATGCTATGCAGGCCGCCAATGTGGTCGGCGTGGGCGTGGGTGAGCGCAACCGCATCCAGGTGCGTAATGCCGCGCGACCATAAGTAGGGCGAGACTACGTCTTCACCGGTATCGAAGCGGGCCTCGGCGCCAACCGAGCCGCCGCCATCAATCAGCAGCGTGCGGCCTTCGGGAGTGACCACGAGAATTGAATCGCCTTGGCCAACATCAATGGCGGTGATCTCGAGCACGCGGGCCTCGAGCTGCGGTCGAGATGGAATGAGAACTGCGATTGCGCCTGCCAGCAGCAAGAGTAGAGAGCATAAAGTCAGGATTTTTCCCCGCTGCACGGCGGCAAACGCCAATATTAATGTCGCAATCACGAATGCTGACATCCACCAACTGGGATCGGCCACGCGTATGTCGCCGACCGCAATGTTATGGACCTGCAGGTGTGCCAGCTTTTCTACGACGTGGTTCGTCCAGTGCAGCAAGACCAGGGTCAACACCGCTGGCAGGCGCGCCAGCCAGGGCCAGATGTATCCCAATATCAAGGCAATACCCGCCACCGGCAGCAGGATTCCATGCAGCGGCACGACCAGCATGTTGGTCGGCAATCCCAGGGTCATGGCACGATGAAAGTAAATTGCCATGGGAAGCGCCAAAGCGATCTGCAAGATCGCCGATATCACCATGACATCGGCAGTTACAATCGCCAAACGCCAGCCGCCCAGCATCATCCACTTGCCAACCTTATTTCCTATAATGCGGGCAAGGCGCTGGGCAATCATGCGCAAGTCGAGCCGGAACTGGGCCATGCGCGGCGGCAGCTCGCGGTCGTATTCGGTGGAATCAAAGTGCCGCAAGGCCTGGCGGTAAGGCTCTACCGTTCTCTGTAAGAGCGGCAGCGCAATGCCCACGATGGCCAGCACGGAAAGAAAGCTCAATTGAAATCCGGGATCGAAGAGCGCGCGCGCATCCCAAACCAGCATGAGCAAAGCCGCTGCGGCGATCGCATTCAAGGGATTACTCTCGCGATAAAGCAGCCGCGCTATCAGATAAAGCACCAGCATCACGGTGGCGCGGATGACGGGCGCGCCACCATCAGTAATCAAGCAATAAAAAACTGTGGCCAGAATTGTTCCCGCGGTTGCCAGCCAGTCATTGAGACGCAGCCGCCGTAAAAACCACATTACGACAAAGGCAAGAATTCCCACCTTCAACCCGGCCACCACCAGAATGTGATATGCACTCGTGCGTTGATAGTTCAGCGTGGTCTCACGGTCGAGCTCGGTGCGGTCGCCTACGAGTAAAGCGGCCAGCAGCGCGCCGTCTTCTCCCTTCC of Terriglobales bacterium contains these proteins:
- a CDS encoding ComEC/Rec2 family competence protein, yielding MSTPATAVFAASSWQPEANARAAPEARPQPAPLLGAAFAFAAGIVLASRVWRPPAWWCVAAALLLGASAFFYGRRRWLARPLCFLALAFLGALNLQLRQISASHPENDERFAQITDGREVIVEGYALRDGVSRPSAFGGEAQLVDIAVENLFDGNVALPLKFSIRLNIYSQESYSEQAEDSTNPGETQQFLFLYGERLRFPVKLRQPRNFGDPGAFDERGYLAQLGIAALGSARMAKVERLPGNSGSAWQRRLASVRRSLLARIHTLWKGEDGALLAALLVGDRTELDRETTLNYQRTSAYHILVVAGLKVGILAFVVMWFLRRLRLNDWLATAGTILATVFYCLITDGGAPVIRATVMLVLYLIARLLYRESNPLNAIAAAALLMLVWDARALFDPGFQLSFLSVLAIVGIALPLLQRTVEPYRQALRHFDSTEYDRELPPRMAQFRLDLRMIAQRLARIIGNKVGKWMMLGGWRLAIVTADVMVISAILQIALALPMAIYFHRAMTLGLPTNMLVVPLHGILLPVAGIALILGYIWPWLARLPAVLTLVLLHWTNHVVEKLAHLQVHNIAVGDIRVADPSWWMSAFVIATLILAFAAVQRGKILTLCSLLLLLAGAIAVLIPSRPQLEARVLEITAIDVGQGDSILVVTPEGRTLLIDGGGSVGAEARFDTGEDVVSPYLWSRGITHLDAVALTHAHADHIGGLHSIMLNFRPRELWLGAEPMITPVRALLAQAKAENTTIVHRAEGEEFAFGGASFHVLAPPNDWVLHERAENNDSLVMKVTYRQTAALLEGDAEKKIEHLLASEDVSAGLLKVGHHGSSTSTQPDLLAAVHPQFAVISVGYRSLFGHPKPDVLERLQGAHVRTFRTDTMGAVTFYLDGNNITARLPMER